DNA sequence from the bacterium genome:
GCTGACCGCCGAGCGCCTCTATTCGACCCGTTTCCCGGGCGACCCGCTCTCGCTGTTCGGCGGCGACGGCAACCGGCAGCGGTTCTTCGTGTCCCTGCCCGCCGCGGGCGCCGTCGAAGGACCGGAGATCTTCGCCTACCCGAACCCCCTGCGCCAGGCGTCGGGCTTCAGCGGCTCGGAAGGGGAGAAGGTCACGTTCAAGAACCTGCCGCCGGGCAGCCGGGTCCAGGTCTTCACGCTCGACGGCGACCAGGTGGCCGACCTCGGTCCCGAGCAGCAGATCGACAACCTGATGCCCTGGGTCACCCGCAACCGCCACGGCGACCTGCTCGCCTCGGACGTTTACATCTACAAGGTGGAGATGCCCGCGCGCGAGGACTTCTACGGCAAGGTCGTCATCATCCGCTGACGCGGCCCCGCGCGGGTGCCGCACGCTCCGATCTTCTGGCCCGGCGCCGCCGCCGGGCCATTTCACCGCAGACCAGCGGGGTCCCTCGCCGGACGCCCGGATCGCAGTCACAGGGGAGGCAAGCACGATGGAAGGCAAACGCGTCTATTTCTTCGGCAACCACGAGGCGGAGGGCGACGGCGCCCAGAAGGAACTGCTCGGCGGCAAGGGCGCCAACCTCGCCGAGATGGACCGCATCGGCATCCCGGTGCCGCCGGGGTTCACCATCACCACCGCTTGCTGCATCGACTACCTCGCCGCACCGGTGATCCCGGCCGCGCTGCGCACCGAGGTCGACGCGGCGATCGCCCGCATCGAGAAGGTCATGGGCAAGAAGTACGCCGACCCCGCCGACCCCCTGCTGTTCTCGTGCCGCTCGGGCGCCAAGGTCTCGATGCCGGGCATGATGGACACCGTCCTGAACATCGGCCTCAACGACGAGACGGTCCGCGGCCTGATCGCCCGCAGCGGCAACGAGCGCTTCGCCTACGACAGCTACCGCCGCCTGCTGCAGATGTACGGCGACGTGGTCATGGGCGTGGACGGCGAACTCTTCGAGCACGCCATCGACGCCCTCAAGGCGAAGCGCGGCGTGAAGCTCGACACCGAACTGGGCGTGGCGGACCTGCAGGCCATGATCGCCGAGTTCAAGGCCATCATCCGCAAGTCCGCGGGTCGCGACTTCCCGACCGATCCCCGCGAGCAGCTCTGGGGCAGCGTCGAGGCCGTCTTCCGCAGCTGGAACACGCCGCGCGCGGTCAGCTACCGCAACCTCAACCGCCTGCCGCACGACATGGGCACGGCCGTGAACGTCCAGACCATGGTCTTCGGCAACATGGGCACCAACTCCGCCACGGGCGTCGCCTTCACCCGCGACCCGTCCAACGGCGAGAACTTCTTCTACGGCGAGTTCCTGGTCGACGCCCAGGGCGAGGACGTCGTGGCGGGCACCCGCACGCCGCAGGCGCTGAACCTCCAGGGCCGCGACCGCCTGCCCGAGGGCAACCCGGTGCGCGACCTGCCCACGCTCGAGGAGGTCATGCCGGTGGCCTACGCGACGCTGTGCGGCATCCGCGAGAAGCTGGAGCAGCACTACCGCAACATGCAGGACATCGAGTTCACGATCCAGGACGGCAAGCTCTGGATGCTCCAGACCCGCAACGGCAAGCGCACCGGGCGCGCCGCCGTGCGCATCGCGGCCGAGATGCAGACCGAGGGCCTGATGACGCCGGACCAGGCGCTGCTGGCGGTCGAGCCCGGGCACCTCGACCAGCTGCTGCACGACCAGATCGACCCCGCGGCCGGTGTCGTGGTGCTGGGCAAGGGCCTGCCCGCGTCGCCCGGCGCCGCGCAGGGCGAGATCGTGTTCTCGGCCGAGGCCGCCGTGGCCGCGGTCAAGGCCGGTCGCCGGGTGGTGCTCGTGCGCCGCGAGACCAGTCCCGAAGACATCGAGGGCATGAACAGCGCCCAGGGCATCCTCACCGCCCGCGGCGGCATGACCAGCCACGCGGCCGTCGTGGCCCGCGGCATGGGCAAGCCCTGCGTCGCCGGCTGCGGCGACCTGGTCGTGGACTACCAGGCCGCGTCGATGGCCATCGGCGGCCGGACCTTCAAGGCCGGCGACCTGCTGACCATCGACGGCACCACCGGCCAGGTGATCGCCGGCCTGGTGCCGCTGGTCGCGCCCAGCCTCGACGACCCCCACCTGAACCGGATCATGGCCTGGGCCGACGAGCGCCGGACCCTGGGCGTGCGCACCAACGCCGACACGCCGCACGACGCGCGCCAGGGGCGCACCTTCGGCGCCGCGGGCATCGGCCTGTGCCGCACCGAGCACATGTTCTTCGGCGAGGACCGCATCAAGAAGATGCGCGAGATGATCCTGGCTGACAGCGAGGCGGGCCGCCGCAAGGCCCTGGTGAAGATCCTGCCGCTGCAGCAGGCCGACTTCGAGGGGATCTTCGAGGCCATGGACGGCTACCCCGTCACGGTGCGCCTGCTGGACCCGCCGCTGCACGAGTTCCTGCCCACGCCCGACCAGCAGGCCGAGATCGCGGAGCTCGCCGGGGAGCTGGGCGCCACCGTCGCCGCGGTCAAGCACCGCATCGAGTCGCTGCACGAGATGAACCCCATGCTCGGCCACCGCGGCTGCCGCCTGGGCCTGACCTACCCCGAGATCTACGAGGTGCAGGTCGAGGCCATCATCCGCGCCGCCCTGGCGGTCAAGGCCCGCGGCGTGGACGTCCGGCCGGAGATCATGATCCCCCTGGTGGGCACGGTGCGCGAGCTGAAGGACATGCGCGAGATGTCCGTGGCGATCGCCGACCGGGTGATGGCGGAGGTCGGCGCGAAGGTCGACTACCTCGTCGGCACCATGATCGAGATCCCGCGCGCCGCCCTGCTGGCGGACAAGATCGCGCTGCACGCCGACTTCTTCAGCTTCGGCACCAACGACCTGACCCAGATGACCTTCGGGTACAGCCGCGACGACGCCGGCGTTTTCCTGCCGGACTACGTGAGGATGGGCGTGCTGCCCTCGGACCCGTTCCAGCAGCTCGACCAGGAGGGCGTCGGCCAGCTCGTCGCCATGGCGGTCGAGCGCGGCCGCTCTTCCGGCCGGCACCTGCACCTGGGCATCTGCGGCGAGCACGGCGGCGACCCCAGCTCGGTCGACTTCTGCCACCGGGTGGGGCTGGACTACGTGAGCTGCTCACCGTTCCGCGTGCCCATCGCGCGCCTGGCGGCGGCCCACGCCGCCATCAGGAACGGTTGAGGTGAACCTGGCCTGGGCCATCCCGGCGGCCTGGCTGCCGTTGCTGGTCCTGATCGCGGTGGCGGCGGCCCTCTGGGTGCGCCGCCACTACCTTTCCACCGAACCTCTCGCGCCGCGCGGCGTGCGCCGCCTGCTGGCGGGGCTGCGCACGTCCGCCGTCCTGCTGCTGCTGGTCGCGATCGCCGGGCCGCGGCTGCAGCGGTCCGGGGACGTCGCGCTGCCGCCCGAGGCCGTGATCGTCGTCGAGGACTCCGCCAGCATGGGCCTGCGCGACGCTCCCGGCGATCCGGCGCGCTGGACCGGGG
Encoded proteins:
- the ppdK gene encoding pyruvate, phosphate dikinase, with product MEGKRVYFFGNHEAEGDGAQKELLGGKGANLAEMDRIGIPVPPGFTITTACCIDYLAAPVIPAALRTEVDAAIARIEKVMGKKYADPADPLLFSCRSGAKVSMPGMMDTVLNIGLNDETVRGLIARSGNERFAYDSYRRLLQMYGDVVMGVDGELFEHAIDALKAKRGVKLDTELGVADLQAMIAEFKAIIRKSAGRDFPTDPREQLWGSVEAVFRSWNTPRAVSYRNLNRLPHDMGTAVNVQTMVFGNMGTNSATGVAFTRDPSNGENFFYGEFLVDAQGEDVVAGTRTPQALNLQGRDRLPEGNPVRDLPTLEEVMPVAYATLCGIREKLEQHYRNMQDIEFTIQDGKLWMLQTRNGKRTGRAAVRIAAEMQTEGLMTPDQALLAVEPGHLDQLLHDQIDPAAGVVVLGKGLPASPGAAQGEIVFSAEAAVAAVKAGRRVVLVRRETSPEDIEGMNSAQGILTARGGMTSHAAVVARGMGKPCVAGCGDLVVDYQAASMAIGGRTFKAGDLLTIDGTTGQVIAGLVPLVAPSLDDPHLNRIMAWADERRTLGVRTNADTPHDARQGRTFGAAGIGLCRTEHMFFGEDRIKKMREMILADSEAGRRKALVKILPLQQADFEGIFEAMDGYPVTVRLLDPPLHEFLPTPDQQAEIAELAGELGATVAAVKHRIESLHEMNPMLGHRGCRLGLTYPEIYEVQVEAIIRAALAVKARGVDVRPEIMIPLVGTVRELKDMREMSVAIADRVMAEVGAKVDYLVGTMIEIPRAALLADKIALHADFFSFGTNDLTQMTFGYSRDDAGVFLPDYVRMGVLPSDPFQQLDQEGVGQLVAMAVERGRSSGRHLHLGICGEHGGDPSSVDFCHRVGLDYVSCSPFRVPIARLAAAHAAIRNG